The window GGGGCGTGGCCCGGGTGGACGGCATGGCCGTCTTCCTGGACCACGCCCTGCCCGGCCAGAAGGTCGAGGCCGTCATCGAGCGGCTGAAGCCCCGCCACGCCGAGGCCCGCGTGGAACGCGTCCTCGCCCCCTCCGCGGACGAGGTCGCGCCCTTCTGCCCCCACTTTTCCGTCTGCGGCGGCTGCGACTTCCAGGATCTCGCCTACGAGGCCCAGCTGGCAGCGAAGAAATCCTTCGTCGCCGAGGCCCTGGCCCGCGTGGGCAACCTCGCCGACGCGCCGGTCCTCGACACCCTGGCCTCGCCGCGCGCGCAGGGCTTCCGCAACAAGATGGAGTTCGCCTTTTCCGGACGCGGGGAAGAGCTGCACCTCGGCCTGCACCCGCGCGGAGAAGGCAAGGCCGTCTTCGACGTCGCCGAGTGCCGCCTCATGGACGGCGAGGTCGGCGCGTGGCTCGCCGCCGCGCGCGAGGCCGCCCGCGAGCTCTCCCGCAGCCACGGCCTCGCCGCCTTCGACCCCTCGAAGAACGCCGGATTCTGGCGCTTCCTCGTCCTGCGCCGAAACCTCGCCGGAGAGGTCATGGCCGTGGTCGTCACCTCGCCCCACGCAGAGGGCCTCGCGGCCGTGCGCGCCCTGGCCGACGCGCTGGGCAGCGCCTGCCCGGGCCTCGTCTCCGTGGTCCACGGCACTCGCCGCGCCCGCTCCCAGGTCGCCCAGAGCGAGCAGACAGCCGTGGCCTGGGGCCGGGCCCGCTTTTCCGAGACCTGCGGCGGCGTGGACTACGAATTCTCGCCCGAGGCCTTCTTCCAGACCAACACCCTGGCCGCCGAACGCCTCTTCGCCCAGGTCGCCTCCTTCGCCGCCCTCACCGGCGCCGAGACCCTCTTCGACTGCTGCTGCGGCATCGGCGCCATGGCCCTGGCGCTCGCCCCCTCGGCCAAGCAGGTCGTGGGCTTCGAGGTCTCGCGCGAGGCCGTGGGCGACGCGGGCGCGAACGCCAAGCGCCTGGGCTGCCGCAACTGCCGCTTCATCCCCGGCGACCTGGCCAAGACCCTGCTCGCCCCCGGCCTGCCCCGGCCCGACGTGGTCGTCACCGACCCGCCCCGCGCGGGCCTGGACCAGGCCGTCACCACCCGGCTCATCGACCTCGCCCCGGATCGCATCGTGGCCGTCTCCTGCGACCCCGCCACCCTGGCCCGCGACCTCTCGCGCCTCTCCCTGGCCTACCGCGTGCAGGCCGTGCAGCCCGTGGACCTCTTCCCGCACTCGCACCACGTCGAGACCGTCGCCCTGCTCGTGCGGAGGTAGGAATGCCTCCGGCGGCCAGGGCGGGGGCTGCGCGCCCCCGCCCTGGACCCACCCCGCGCCAGGCTGAGCCTGGACCCCCTTCGCGCGCGGTACGGCTGACGGCCGGGCAGACGCCGCCTGGGCGTGAGAGGCCGCAAGACCGGGCACGGTTGCCGCCGTCCGTACTCATCGGAATCAGTTAAAACTTTTTTCTTTCCTCTCCTTTGCCAGGGGCCTTCAAAGGCGCTCGCTGTTCTTGCCGCAGGCAAAGGAGAGGACGGCGAAAAAAACGCTCCGGTTCTTCCTCCTCCACCCCACGGCGCGCGACAGTCCCGCCCCGACATCCCTTCACGCCCGGGCGGCCCGTGTTCGTGGTCCGGGCGTGCGGCGTGCGGAGCGGGTCAAGGGGTCACCCCTTGCGGGGAGGGTGCAGGGAGGGCGAGGAGCCCTCCCTGCCCGCCGGAGGCATTTTTCTTTGCCTACAGGCAGGCGTCGAGCTCGGCGTAGGTGACGCCGGTCTCGTCGAGGATCTTGCGCAGCAGGCCGCGTCCGATCTGCTGTCCGGAGTGGGTGGGGACCACGGCGCCGCGGCCGTGCGCGTTGCGCAGGAAGACGTGGGAGCCTTTCTGGCGCAGGGGCTCGAAGCCCAGGCGCTCGAGGGCGCGCAGGAGTTCGGCCGAGGTCACGGCGCGGATGTGGCTCATGGGGGACCGTCCGGCTTTGCAAGGGAGGGGGCCGCGGGGTCCATGGGATCCGGGGAATCCGGCGAATCCGGGGAATCGGGGCAGTCGGGGCAGACGCAGACGCCGTCCGGGGCGCAGGAGATCTCCCGGCCGTGGACCTCGAGGCACAGCGCGGCGGCCTCGCGCACGTTGGCGAGGAGCTCCTCGCGGGTCGTCCCCTGGGCGTGGCAGCCGGGCAGCTCGGGCACGCTGCCGATGAAGAGGCCGTCCTCGTCCTGCTCGATGATCACGCGGAAGGTGCGCATGCCCATGGTCGTAGCCAAGGGGGCGGGGGGAGGTCAATTATTCCTGCGCCGGGCGGCGCGCGGAATCGGCTCGCCGGGCGGCGGTCTTGTCGCGCCACCGGGACTCGGGTAGCATGGGAAGATGAAGACCATAGACCTTTCCACCTGGCCCAGGCGCTCGCACTACGAGTTCTTCAGGCGGCACGCCGTGCCGCAGTTCACGATCTGCGCGGAGCTCGACGCGCGCGACTTCAAGGCGCGGCTCAAGGCCGCGGGCCTGCCGCTCTTCATGGGCCTCGCCTGGGCGGCCTGCACGGCGGCCAACTCGGTGCCGGAGCTGCGGGTGCGCATCCGGAAGACCGGGCAGGGCGAGGACGTGGTGGAGCACGAGCGCCTCGACCCCTCGGTGACCGTGCCGCTCTCGGGCGGGCGGTTCAACTTCTGCATCCTGGCGCACGCCGCGGCGCTGCCCGAGTTCGTGGCGCTGAACGCGCCGCGGCTGCGCGAGGCGGAGCAGGCGGACGGGCTCACGAACATCGCGGACGACCGCGACGACATGGTGTTCCTGTCGAGCCTGCCCTGGACGCGCTTCACGAGCCTCACCTTCCCGGTGCTCGGGCCCGACGACACGGTGCCGCGCGTGGCGTGGGGGCGGCTCACGCCCGAGAACGGGGCGCTCAAGCTGCCGGTCGCGGTCATGGGCCACCACGCGCTGGTGGACGGGCGGCACCTGGCGCGCCTGCTGGACGCCTTCCAGTCGGTGCTGGACTCGCCGCAGGACGCGCTCGGCGCAATGCTGGCGTAAGGGGCGGGGGAGCGCATGGCCGGGCGGTACGTCGAGCTCTTCGCCTCGGGCGAGCTGGCGCGCCGGGCCGAGGCGGCGCTCAGGCGGCTTTCCGCCTGTGATCTCTGCCCCCGGCGCTGCGGGGTGGACCGGACTGGGGGAGATGGGGCCGGAAGGCTCGGCTGGTGCCGCACCGGCCGGTACGCGCAGGTGGCCTCCTACGACCTTCATTTCGGAGAGGAGGCCGTGCTCGTGGGCGAGGGCGGCTCTGGCACGGTGTTCTTCGCGCAGTGCAGCCTGGACTGCGCGTTCTGCCAGAACTGGGAGATTTCGCAGGGGGACGGCGCATTTCCCGAGGCCGGGGCCGAGGAGCTGGCGCGCATGTTCTGCGAGCTGCAGGCGCGCGGCGCGGTGAATCTGAACCTGGTCACGCCCACGCACGTGGCCGCGCAGGTGCTGGAGGCGCTGGTCGCGGCCTGCGCCATGGGGCTCGACCTGCCCCTGGTCTGGAACACGAGCGGCTACGAGGAGCTTTCCACGCTCAGGCTCCTGGACGGCGTGGTGGACGTGTACATGCCGGACGCTAAGTTCTGGGACAAGGCCCCTGCGACGCGCTTCTGCCGCGCGCCGGACTATCCGGACGCGGCGCGGGCCGCGATCCGCGAGATGCACCGCCAGGTGGGGGACCTGGCGCTGGACGATGCGGGGCTTGCCGTGTCCGGGCTGCTGGTGCGCCATCTGGTGATGCCCGGCGACCTCGCCGGGAGCGCGGCCTGGCTCGAGTTTCTCTCCCGGGAGATATCGCCCGACACGTACGTGAACGTCATGGACCAGTACCGGCCCTGCGGCCAGGCGCACGCCTACAAGGAGCTCTGCCGCACGCCCGCGCCCGCCGAGGTCGCCGCTGCCAGACGGGCGGCCAGGGGGCTCGGCCTGCGTCTGGACGAGGGGCACGAGCGGCCGGCCTTCGCGCTCATGCGGCGGCTGCTGCGCGAGGAGGGCGAAAAGGAGTAGGGCGGGTCCATGTGGTGCGCGGCTGTTTCGGCCGCGCCAACGCGAAGGGGCGGGCGCACCGTGTGGTTGCGCCCGCCCCTTCGCGTTGCCCGCCGTTTCCGGCGTATGGTGCAGAATGCTATTTCTTCAAGGCCTGCAGCAGCTTGTCGCCGATGGCCCCTTTGCGCCAGCCGGAGAGCTCGTCGGGCAGGGGATTTTCCTGGCCGCGCAGGACGTTCTCGGTCAGGTCGATGATGCTGCGCTTGCGGGCCACGAGTTCGGGCGGCAGGCCCAGGCTCTCCGCCGTCTCGGCCACGATGGGGCGGAGCTTCTCCACCATGCGCCCGACCTTGCGCGGGTTGGGCGGCCTTTGCGGCGTCTCGGGCAGGGTCTCCTCCGGGGCCTTCATGGCCTCGCGCACGATGCGCGTGAGCGTGCGGCCGTAGCGGCGCACGAAGGAGGGCTTGATCCCTTCCATGTCCGAGAGGTCGCGCATGGTCAGGGGCTTGTGCTTGACCAGGGCGCGCAGGGTTGCGTCCTGGGTGATGAACGAGCGCGGCAGGTCGCGGGTCATGGCCCGGCGCTCGCGCCAGGCGAAGAGGTCGCGCATCAGGCCCAGCTCGCGGCGGTCGTACTGCCACAGCCCGCCGAAGCGCAGGTAGTATTCCTCGGGCTCGTAGTCGCGCGTGGAGTCGCGGCGCATGCGCGTGAACTCCTCCTCGGCCCAGGAGAGGCGGCCGAGCTTGCGCAGCTGCTTGGAGAGCTCGCGCTGCATGGGCAGCAGGCAGGCCACGTCCATGGCCGCGTAGCGGATCTGGTTCTCGGACAGGGGGCGGCGCAGCCAGTCCGAGCGCGTCTCGGACTTGCCCATCTCGGCGCCGAAGAGCTCCTTGGAGAGCTGCTGGTAGCCGGACTGGAAGCCGTGGCCCAGGAACGAGGCCGCGATCTGGGTGTCGAAGATCGGCCCCGGCGGGTCTCCGGTGAGGTAGGAGAGGAC of the Desulfovibrio sp. X2 genome contains:
- a CDS encoding type II toxin-antitoxin system HicB family antitoxin, which codes for MGMRTFRVIIEQDEDGLFIGSVPELPGCHAQGTTREELLANVREAAALCLEVHGREISCAPDGVCVCPDCPDSPDSPDSPDPMDPAAPSLAKPDGPP
- a CDS encoding radical SAM domain protein: MAGRYVELFASGELARRAEAALRRLSACDLCPRRCGVDRTGGDGAGRLGWCRTGRYAQVASYDLHFGEEAVLVGEGGSGTVFFAQCSLDCAFCQNWEISQGDGAFPEAGAEELARMFCELQARGAVNLNLVTPTHVAAQVLEALVAACAMGLDLPLVWNTSGYEELSTLRLLDGVVDVYMPDAKFWDKAPATRFCRAPDYPDAARAAIREMHRQVGDLALDDAGLAVSGLLVRHLVMPGDLAGSAAWLEFLSREISPDTYVNVMDQYRPCGQAHAYKELCRTPAPAEVAAARRAARGLGLRLDEGHERPAFALMRRLLREEGEKE
- a CDS encoding CatA-like O-acetyltransferase, whose product is MKTIDLSTWPRRSHYEFFRRHAVPQFTICAELDARDFKARLKAAGLPLFMGLAWAACTAANSVPELRVRIRKTGQGEDVVEHERLDPSVTVPLSGGRFNFCILAHAAALPEFVALNAPRLREAEQADGLTNIADDRDDMVFLSSLPWTRFTSLTFPVLGPDDTVPRVAWGRLTPENGALKLPVAVMGHHALVDGRHLARLLDAFQSVLDSPQDALGAMLA
- the rlmD gene encoding 23S rRNA (uracil(1939)-C(5))-methyltransferase RlmD, coding for MPAAPLAAGQRIACAVERLAYGGRGVARVDGMAVFLDHALPGQKVEAVIERLKPRHAEARVERVLAPSADEVAPFCPHFSVCGGCDFQDLAYEAQLAAKKSFVAEALARVGNLADAPVLDTLASPRAQGFRNKMEFAFSGRGEELHLGLHPRGEGKAVFDVAECRLMDGEVGAWLAAAREAARELSRSHGLAAFDPSKNAGFWRFLVLRRNLAGEVMAVVVTSPHAEGLAAVRALADALGSACPGLVSVVHGTRRARSQVAQSEQTAVAWGRARFSETCGGVDYEFSPEAFFQTNTLAAERLFAQVASFAALTGAETLFDCCCGIGAMALALAPSAKQVVGFEVSREAVGDAGANAKRLGCRNCRFIPGDLAKTLLAPGLPRPDVVVTDPPRAGLDQAVTTRLIDLAPDRIVAVSCDPATLARDLSRLSLAYRVQAVQPVDLFPHSHHVETVALLVRR
- the rnd gene encoding ribonuclease D, whose product is MNTLDLCRVFGKAMLRFCPLVAAPVAVSEDDMKPRYVADDATLRKACASFKRSGAIGVDTEFVRVRTYFPMLGLIQVSDKRRTWLIDPLALSDLSPFAAVLTDRSVLKVMHSCSEDLEVLSYLTGDPPGPIFDTQIAASFLGHGFQSGYQQLSKELFGAEMGKSETRSDWLRRPLSENQIRYAAMDVACLLPMQRELSKQLRKLGRLSWAEEEFTRMRRDSTRDYEPEEYYLRFGGLWQYDRRELGLMRDLFAWRERRAMTRDLPRSFITQDATLRALVKHKPLTMRDLSDMEGIKPSFVRRYGRTLTRIVREAMKAPEETLPETPQRPPNPRKVGRMVEKLRPIVAETAESLGLPPELVARKRSIIDLTENVLRGQENPLPDELSGWRKGAIGDKLLQALKK
- a CDS encoding type II toxin-antitoxin system HicA family toxin, which translates into the protein MSHIRAVTSAELLRALERLGFEPLRQKGSHVFLRNAHGRGAVVPTHSGQQIGRGLLRKILDETGVTYAELDACL